The following nucleotide sequence is from Solidesulfovibrio carbinolicus.
ACAGCCCCCAGGAGGGAGAAATGGATGTTGCAATCGAAAATATTCATGTGGTTTTACGCAACAGCAGCAGGAATTCCTTTTGCGGCAAAGGTAGGTAGTCATGTTTGAGCACCACGTCCGGGGTCAGCGACAGGGCGAAATTGAGAATCTTGCCTGGTTCGTGATAGTAGACAAAGTCCTCCCGGGGATAGCCGGGGTCCAGGCGGGAACTTAAAAAATCCACGATCAGGGCCTGACGCACCAGGCCGAAGGCCCGGGTGATCAACTGCCGGGAGTATGTTTCATTGTCGAAGGCCTCGTGCAAATTGAGGTTGAGCACGCCGAGCATGACGCCGACATCGCCAAGAGGTTCGCCGGATTGCTTCCGGGTGAGATCCACCTGGGCAAAGGCGGTTCGCGGATCGTCCCCATGGCGCGCCCGGGCCTCGTGGAGCAAATCGGGATTAACGTCGAGTCCCAGGTAGCTATGGCAAGACACCCCGGCATCCTGGAGAAAGTCGTAATAATCGCCGAAGCCGCAGCCGAAATCCACCACTCGTGTTCCGGTCAGGTCGAGGCCCAGGGTCAGGGTCATGGCAAAACGGCGTCGTTGCTGTTCGGCGCTGCCCCAGCCAAGCGTGCGGACATGATAGCCAAGGTCCCGATACCGCTTGGTATAACGTTGCACCATGTTGGCCGCGATGCTTTGAGGAATCTCCCGCATCAGGCGTCCTTTTTTTGAGCGCGGCTCCAGGCTCCGCTTGCCTGTGACGCATTTATTTCTCGAAAGATATCGGTCAGGGTCGCTTCGGTC
It contains:
- a CDS encoding class I SAM-dependent methyltransferase, with translation MREIPQSIAANMVQRYTKRYRDLGYHVRTLGWGSAEQQRRRFAMTLTLGLDLTGTRVVDFGCGFGDYYDFLQDAGVSCHSYLGLDVNPDLLHEARARHGDDPRTAFAQVDLTRKQSGEPLGDVGVMLGVLNLNLHEAFDNETYSRQLITRAFGLVRQALIVDFLSSRLDPGYPREDFVYYHEPGKILNFALSLTPDVVLKHDYLPLPQKEFLLLLRKTT